GTTCGAGCTATTTCATTAGTTTGTagatggtttcatcatttcataTTGATTTTTATGTATTTCATAATAGTTTGAGTTCCTCTTGCGTTTATGTCAAACCTGCACTTAGACTTTTTGGAAATTAATTTAAACCACAACAAAAACTTAGTGTAACAACATTCTGAAGGATATGAATTCTTCGAAAACATGTGTATGAATCTCACACAAATAAATGGTCTAGACTCTAGATAGACAGGGAAGGGGACTTGTCCTTTTGATGGTAAAGGCCCAAGGTTTGAGCTAGTCAAACCGTTTGTGCTATGGTCACATAATTTTATTCTTGGCCAGCCAGAGCATGTCGTAAGGTAATGTTGCTTCCAAGCAACCCACTTAGGCAAGAATAACTTTACTAATAGCTAGAGAGAACAGGCGCCCACTCGCGTCTTGCACCGCTTCTTTATATACACTTGACGATGGACCACTATCCTTCAACacaagctagctagctagcaagTCTCCAAGCTTCCCGAGAGAGGAAGAGAAAGAAGGAGCATGCTAGAGATGAAGCCCTTCACAGCCATAGCTCTGGTGCTCGTTGTAGGAGCACAATGTACCTCCCTGGCCACCGCCACCGGTCCAAGAGTCATCATCGTTGGCGCCGGCATATCTGGTAAGCCATATGCTAAACACATGCCTGCATCATGCATTTTGTATGGACATTGATACACGCGGGAGGCTGGTTTGATTGCACCTGTAACGGGTGCAAGTTCTTGTTCTTGCTTGTCTTAGGGATCTCGGCTGGAAAGAGGTTGTCCGAGGCTGGGATCACTGATGTGGTGATCCTGGAGGCGACAGACCGCATCGGCGGGCGCATCCACAAGACCGAGTTCGCCGGGGTGAACGTGGAGACGGGGGCAAACTGGGTGGAAGGGGTGAATGGAGATGAGATGAACCCCATCTGGACCATGGCCAATGGCACCGGAGGCCTCAACCTCAGGACCTTCCGCTCCGACTTCGACCACCTCGCCAGCAACACCTACAAGCAAGAGTATGTGCACTCGCTGGTTTTTGAATTTCAGCTTTGGAAATATTACAGTCATAGCCGAAATCACCGTATTTTACTCAAATTATTGAGTTCGTTCTTTTTTCTGCCAAAGGGCCGAAATATCTGCTTAGATTTAACTTATATCCAACCAAatattatgaaaattattttcatttgtTTCACAGCTGAGCTTATTAATTTTCTTGTGTGGATATAGTGGTGGCCTCTACGACGAGAAAGTTGTTGAGAAGATAATCGAGAGGATGGATGAAGTGGAGGAGAACGGTAGCAAGCTCTCCGGCACCTTGCACCACAGCGGCCAGCAGGACATGTCTGTCATGGCCATGCAACGCCTCAACGACCAGTACGTAAACAGTTCATATATTACTCCCTGCAGTAGCTAGGCCAGTGTGCTAACTTCGAACCATGGATCTGGTATACTTGTTAGGGATTTAGTGAATGGTTCCATTAGTATCCGAGATTCCATATTATCCCAGACGTGGGAATATGAATCACATGGGAACACAATGTCACCCTATCTTGAATACTATCAATAACATGGAAAAATATAGGATTATTCATGAGATATTTAGTTGATGGAAATTTCCAATTAATATTGTGCAAATGAATCCTAAGAAAAAAATCCTACGCGTTACAAATGAACCAAACAATTCACTTGGGAAAACTTATTAATAACTTGGGTCCTCCAAAATTTCTATGATGATTCTCGAATGAAAATATGCCGTGAGTAGGGACTAGGGGATTGAAAGTCTCCTTTCCATCAGAAGTGTATTGAAAGCTAGTTAGCCGATGgctccactagtagaaaacagggcattggttcggccctcgtaataccattaatcccggttcgctcacgaaccgggaccaaaggaggcaactgtcccggttcgtgagcccagggggccggccgggccacgtgggccattggtcccggttcgtctggaccttttggtcccggttccacgcacgaaccgagaccaatgcgcctcgcccctggcccatgaccattaaTCCCGGTTTGTGCCTcaaaccgcgactaaagggttggtcctcgttgcggtcagagtttagtcccacctcgccaaccgaagggtgctcacaccggtttataagcccgtccctctctgccttgttgagcttctctcaaagtgaaaatagatgcccttatacaggtaatttgacctaaattcagagtaaatttctttgaaattcatagaaatttattatgaatttaggttgaattctctctataggcgcatctatgctcatttttttatgttggggttggcgatctttacagattttgtgtgtgttgaatatgcaccattcaaaatcagtctctgtTTTGAATGGAgtatttatgaaactaaaattaacaaagtattttctgttcaaaacattataataaacctctagtattattaaaactaaaattatataaaattgatgcaactaaaattatcgaagtattttctgttcaaaatcattaaaagcaaaaagaattttcataaagaactttttttgttagaaactttaatagcaaaaagaattatcataaagtaaaataaataagtaattagaaacaaaataaaataaaataaataagtttttgttgtaagtataaacaaaacaaaataaataaagcaaaaaagaaaacaaaaaaacaggcaaaaaataaaaaatatgccacctactgggccaccacggcctgaatacgactagaaacccatccatgggccaggattcaggcccgcagaaggcccagtaggcccatcaggcataacagtaacaattaggcccgtaagcctgcaatggagaggagctcgagaggggtgcggtagtggtgcttataaaccactgcgcgcccctctcaactagcgaggtgggactaaactacCACCACCACCCCGCatgcaaggcctttggtcccggttggtggtaccaactgggactaaaggggtgctttggtaccggttcgtggcaccaaccggaaccaatgcccccctttagtcccggttggtggcaccaaccgggacgaaaggtcgcattcgtcccggttgctgtcacgaaccgggaccaatgcttcgtctatataactagcacttgtgaaatttttcattcacttcgtcttccccgccccgacgacgccgccaggctgcccctctgCGCCTCTTCGTCGCCGTCCTCGCCCTGCCTCCGACGTCGTGCCGCGCCGCCCAGACGCCATCTCGCGCCGCCCAGATGCCGTCGCCACCCcgcgcccccctgcctcctcgtcgcccgtcgccgcgcccctcacctccgcccctgcctcctcgtcgcccgtcgccgcacccctcaccgtcgccgtcgccaccccctgcctcctcgtcgcccgtggccgcgccctcaccgtcgcccccgtgccctgcctcctcgtcgatcgccgcccccttagtgagctcatatgaattttcctaatttatatgtgtagtttagatgtgtagttaattgagttgttgtaatttgttcataaatgaatatgcaaaagttagaattttttctgttcatagattttttttgtgatattattgttgaatatgcaaatgtttgtgtgttcatatatatgcaaagaatatgtcaatttttttcatagaatttttataatttttttctgttgtaattttgttcatagaataagaagagaaagtgtttaatagaattagttagaaaaataatagaactagttaaactagtttatttttagtaagtactactttattctatttatagtaagtgcttagtagttgaactagttgatttaataaaactagtttattttactatagaagtagtttatttttagcaagaaaattaatagaactagtttatttttttagttaaagcaattattcccgcatcgacgtcgacgatgccaatcccgcatcctcgtcgtcgactcggcggaggaggccgacttgatcagaggggcaatgtccgggactgggctccgccgggctggttttgggaggtgctaccttccggaagacgtaggttggtgaggagccagcccgtcattgacccgatccttgtttggtggcggtcgcgtgggccagtgatggtgccgaggcttccggacacagCGGAGGTGGTAcatcaccgtgtcagcgaggaggacgagcacgtccgttgctacatggttgcgttggagtgcaggttcgacaatacctggcaggttcttcagggatctcactggagctatgatcctgtgatggttccttctctttgggtatccaccgcccgcgccgatacccgtcgggcgctacggttctagctgtactagcgatgctatatgtatgatagtattcgaggtgtattagtgataatattcgacgatgtacggacgcatggagatgatgtagtttttcttataattgaatgcatcctaatttgaatactactttattttgtgatttgattttgcttattgaatgctcaaattggaaaactactcctactttgaatgctaaaattggagagcactatgcaaggcgtatgcatatgattagttgatagcttatagggtttttgttttcgcagaaatctaggagcccccctccatcatccccgccgtcgtccccatcaccgaccccctccgacctcgaggtgagaccagccacgaaccggttttagaaagataattaaatgatatttcgggttgactttaagtctattgagtctccaccatatatgagaggacgaagaatcccgattgttgtcgtgggggtagcttctccttcgttcctgtGTGCTAGaaaatttggtgtaatgcactcgggaacgaaaggaaggagataccatcaccgacggtcgcaaatgtctgagaggaatcagtgagggagagttccaccatatatatatgagaggacgaagaatcccgactgttgtcgttggggtcgcttctccttcattccagtgtgctagacattttggtgtaatgcactcggggatgaaaggaggagcgaccatcaccaacgatcgaatgtatacaccacgtgagctgagagttttcaaggaaagactcgacaaaccgatagtcaacccgtgatgaataatgatgatctaacttaggttttttagtacatatatttaattgtagatgtttaatatttgaattatgaacataggaaatgtcgtactcggacgacgaaagtctcccgtgGGAGTGCGACtagtgccacgacgaccgaggtctgtgcgacaggcctcacctggacgaagatcggcgcttcagtattaagctggaggagaccttcgatgttgaaacggtacacgacgac
This sequence is a window from Aegilops tauschii subsp. strangulata cultivar AL8/78 chromosome 7, Aet v6.0, whole genome shotgun sequence. Protein-coding genes within it:
- the LOC109734081 gene encoding polyamine oxidase 1-like, which produces MLEMKPFTAIALVLVVGAQCTSLATATGPRVIIVGAGISGISAGKRLSEAGITDVVILEATDRIGGRIHKTEFAGVNVETGANWVEGVNGDEMNPIWTMANGTGGLNLRTFRSDFDHLASNTYKQDGGLYDEKVVEKIIERMDEVEENGSKLSGTLHHSGQQDMSVMAMQRLNDHMPSGPARPVDMVIDYYKHDFEFAEPPRVTSLQNTQPLPTFSNFGDDVYFVADQRGYESVVYHIAGQYLKTDRKSGAIIDPRLKLNTVVREITYFPSGVAVRTEDNKVYRTDYLMPTASFVIESSFLVATSDLAFI